Within Lolium rigidum isolate FL_2022 chromosome 5, APGP_CSIRO_Lrig_0.1, whole genome shotgun sequence, the genomic segment TCAGGAAATCTTGAGACAGCCAATCTCCTCAAAGGGCAgggcagctccatcctctcctcggctcaacttggccaaaccacccgcagaaacaccagagccgattgcctcttcctccgttgaaagccgattttTTTTTTAACTGACAAAGGGTTCCGGCACCAAATCGGCCCATcgccgctgaggaagctctcactgtTCTGGTCtaaggccgtgcatcggctttgttccttagttctaaagtcgatgtccgcgcatcggctgtatatcatgagaattttttttactggccgatttttctatcggcccccagtatttcactgcacatgtatcacacatgtttatctgattaggtgccccccgagccgattctgccaggtaactgctgatatcggctctgtggttcgccaaggcactatatgtgaacgtcggctctgttaggaccagtgttgacttcttccagctcattagccgacgtaaacccattgcccattagatcgacgttgaacccaggcagaaggcatggtgaggataattttggccgattgctggaatcggcctccatgttgattgaattgctcaatgaaggttttgcaatgttcctccatatatccttggggccgatcacatggatcggcatcgccacgtttgtccatagatgttgctcttgttacacggtcagggcggtggataaaaccagcctaaccccgtcctttgtcacgttgatgcgctcgcagtcgtccaaattgatgcctgagagtggctcttggcctgatgattcccaaacgttcatgccagccgttgaaatctcggctgaatcatctgcgtggacgacttctacttcatctccatcccactgtattaggcattggtgcattgtggatggaatgcaacagttggcgtggatccaatctcttcctagcaggacagcataggtgctcttgctatcgacaatgaagaacgtcgtagggatggtttttcttcctacggtcagatccacgttcagaacaccttgtgcgtcagatgcttggccgttgaaatcgctcagtgtcacattggtcttgatcagatccgagctagagcgtcctaaccgacgtagcatggagtatggaatAATGTTgactgtccaccaacatcttgttgacaggctgcccgttgatatagcctcgcaagtacaaggccttcaggtgtctgtagcttctttctcgtggcttctcaaagataactggccgtgggccacagtcaagttgtgccacaggtgcctcgtctaatcctggagcactaaactccgtcggaaggatgaacaccatgtttgtgccagccgatgtttcatcatcggctttcttcgtcacgggcgccactctttcctttgtggccgaccttcttcgtccggggttcgctgaattttagcggccggatcgggccgcgccttcctcaacgtgtgcaggtataacctttcggcttcctccaaaccacgtagtcgctgaaccctacgcttttgggaacggctgagtccatcggggcaccaccttggccgatgatacttatcttcttcatcatcgtcctccgagttcctcgagatcttctcccgagaggactcggcgtgcttgttccgaggcgggagaggccctagacgtttgaacacggacacgctagccgcatccttcttctttgtctacattctggcggttgccgattgtaggcaatcggctcattcccgaatcccggcaGTGTCtgtagaagggacagtcccagtgcctatccacgtcgtcttgctctctcgacttttccttggcgtggcgctcatatcttttctcgtcgcgatcatgccgacgatgtctcctggcatccctagccagacgatctctttcatcatcatcgttgtatcgtcggcgttggtcatattgactcacatacttgttgaggaggtgatcagagagaggtcgctgatatctcacgttcctcacttgtccctctgtgatgtagcgcttgccatcgtgacggagccgatcgcgtggaacggcttcctctgtgtccttgctatgagagcagctgccctcgtctccgtccttaccagagtgttgcccaggtcctaccatgttgatattgcacgagaatcctagctggcaccctccatggtaagtgtactccaccgtgttaacggcggggaaggggtgtgtgtcgaccttcatggcgtactggctgaaaattagacgcccttgttctatcgccatttggacctgctgacgccacaccctgcagtcgttggtggcatgggtgaacgtgttatgccacttgcagtatggctttccgttcaactcctgagccgtggggatcttgtggccttcgggtacctttagctgcttctccttaagtaagaggtcgaaaatttgctcagccttggtgacatcgaagtcaaaccctcttggaggaccttgcggcttaacccacttacaggacacggggcttgccccccgagtccattcagccactgctacctctcgatctcccgcagagccttcatcttcgtctgcctcaaccacagtcaccacccgcttgaatttgtcctggtaaacatctgggtggcgctgttcatatgctgagagcttctgcaccatgtgcgccagtgaagggtagtctgcttgggaggccacgtccttgatcggtgatgcgagacccaccaccgccaactcgactgcttctttttcagtcacatgagccgaatagcatcggttcctaacggtcctgaagcgatggacatattctgacactgtttctccgcgcttctgtcgtacctgtgctagatcggcaatgccagcctcggaagcctctgagtgatactgcatgtggaactgctcttccaactgcttccaagtccggattgaatctggtggcagtgaagtgtaccacccgaaagccgatcctgtgagggactgtgcgaagaacctcacacgcagctcatctgacgctgagatcgtgcccagctgtgccaaatatcggctcacatgctcgatagaactggaaccatctgatccattaaacttggagaaatcagggagccgatatttgggtggtagcaggatcaactcgtactcgttggggtacggcttggaatagccgattgttctccttttcggcaccatgccgaactggtcttttaggatggtactaatctgatccgcggtgctggctgtaggaatcgaactctgaagattcgccggggtggcatacttagccagccatgcttgcttttccagctctgagccaactgcaggagctgagctctggaggtttgtcggagtggcatacctagctagccacgtctgcttctcaagatctgttcctcctgctgttccagaagtccctgctgctgcagcctggttcgagagtgcccagttactgcagtctggcacgtatgtgcacgtgtatccgtgagggatctccttaggcgcctcatgcaagaattggtagtcactagggtcaccaccgatcttgtagacgacgtatgccgatgaactcggcacttctggtgctgccaacgcgaacggcggcggtggacgggaccggagtggcatctctccttggtgagtcccccggagctggtcccgacggagaataccgacggctcatgatttctggatcacgcgcagagcgacacgctccaaagtgttcaccaggctctcagaatggcggtgcagcgaatgagctaccatgaagttaatctcctgacgcagagacctggtgcgttcttctgacggggcggacaggtccatcccatcgagtgcgccttcaggcgagaaccccttccacctgatgccgtgtgagcgggttctctggaaagagccgatgagatcggcttcgaggatcgctttgacctcgtcatgcttcttcttgagctcctcggtcagatcctcgtacttgactggagtgccttccgccatctcagatgtagatggcgatgcggttgatgtcgaagattgtcccaccgggcgtgccagaatgtgttgcggtcaaaacccaccggcgagctgcgacgggcaacacggtagagccgggaggctcccgagactgcggctggccctggtccctccgagcgacggcccgcaaagactcggcacgcacgtccgatgctgatgcaagggcgtgccacctgacctatacacggtcgggaaggtgttggatctgcctcgcttagtttcctgcatggcatacacgtaaacattaaatacgagcctcgatcggctctcgggttgtctcgtgaatcggctcaaggagccgatccacccatgatccgtacgaggtgtacgatcagatggtggtcctgcttgatcaaaacaaagctaaaacgacctactacgatttagggctttcaccgcataatcggaacatcctactcgtgattgagcctggcggccacgcacggtgatagtaaaccgaccctagacaaggcctaaaaaccaacacgaagttgatcctcggaacatcctgtctagggctagcaaactacaacctacgcgccactggatccttcaacccgtttgtaaggcctaaccatgcagatattaaactaatccttgaagaacaaggagcaatcataacggatcggatctactaaataatgatcaagcggggtgccgcccttacacccaagataggtgtaagggcggctagatgtctaagggtcgcacgacgatagcatatgatacgatgaacaatgctaaccctaacacatctatgataacaacgctgctcgccatcaaaaaggcttcagtacgagcagccCATGAACgatgaataaacgtgtgctgcctagatcgcaagatgcgatctaggcagcatgatgcttacccggaagaaaccctcgagacaagggagttggcgatgcgcctggattggtttgtggtgaacgtgattgttgtttatttcataaaccctagatacatatttatagtccgtagactttctaacgtgggaataatcccaaccgggcacgagcccaaactctatctaaccaacACAtattctactatgttacagatatacgggcaaattagcccaaacttcgtatacaaggccgattcatgtatttcttccatatatattcttcaagcccatctgtaatcgcggccccacctctgatccggtcaaattctggtgataacaaccccgtattcgtattttagacgctagtaccgaggagtaccaggaggaggaggaggtctacttccaaggagaagaagaccactttgaccaattccccaaccaaggcaagataatactcttgcaaagtgctaagctcaccatgagcaaggcattaccccatttactttatgcttatgaccctatttcccagttttactttacaagctttatttacttttgttttatcaaagtactttttgatttaggattcacttggttagtactggattagtacaagagtatcaaggttagcctagaagcaaagcaaagtacttagcacccctcatacatggatgctagtgctaaattaaaagtgactactctagttgggaacttgtgaaatgaaatgactttgaaaaccttggaatgatgagtcattctattgaaagattttgaaggtgaatatgatctgcgaatgacttggtgaactttacaaaaactgatggttgggtttggatgcgataccattccaattttacaagtacccccacaatacctgaatctgggtaaggcttagctagaaatttatgtatcttagtatgggttccctctaaaaaagcgtcatcggggttaggctagaggctgcctctacaacaaaagaaatgatgaggaatgacgtgaaacgaggtgaatgtccggcccaagccctgtgcagttcccgggttaacagttggttttcaccgggaggccaagctcatggggagaggtgcctatactagggtatgtaaatgaaaggttaggattggtagttcgcgtactgcgtacgataaatcagggccagttacccctgacgaactattgcaattgttgtggcacaagtgtacaacctccgcagagtttaacctattcgaatagccgcgtccgcggtcatggacagttggaaaggtcatactgttccgtcatcagaacttgtcTAAAAATATGaacggtgaatggtgacttgaattgaaaggtgactttgactttgaatcacaactgagttgtgggaatgacactaatgttcccacttgagtaagttatgcaaatgaagaggttttgtttactaaagtgcttatgaaataaaactggctttatgcaaatgaaactagagcttagaacccccttactatagttaataacttttaccttagtattagtttgcgagtactttaaagtactcacggctgtgtccctggctattcagatgaccagactatgaaggagaacagcagtacgaggaagatggacagcaggacgtctacgacaactaggaccactcctgacgtcaacagttgcctgtggaatagatggaccacgaccgctactacttcacttccgctatgtgttttgtaataggatctctagatccactatgttgtattaagactggatcatgtgatcctttgttgtaagacgattatgtgttgtaatgaatgatgtgttgtgatatcaatctattatgtctcgcaaaaacaatattcctgggattgcgatgaatggcataataggcatctggacttaaaaatccgggtgttgacacagtacaggtgctatcagtattgcacgtgatccggtcaagcatgagctgaccaagcatattggtgttgatgctttttacacacgtgctcaggtacatgatgatgttgttgcggttcattatgtgccttcagatttgcagttggcggatttctttacgaaggtacagactcgagcgcagcatgatttcttactctccaaactcagtgttgtggatccaccatgagtttgagggggggtgttagatgtatatatatgtatattgtagtttccccatatgttagggggctttctgcttatgtgcacctgtacatgtactatatattgtggcctttggcccactGGTAATACAACCATCATATTGCCTTAACAGTAATGAACTTCCTCTCATGTTGTGTGTTTCGAACCCTTCTGTAGCTAGGGGTTGGATTTTTGCCCCGCTGTGTAGCTTTCGATGCCGAGGCCATACAGTGGGTTTTCCTACCAAAAAACTTCATGTTCATTCCCTTTTCTTGTTTCCTTTTTAATTGTTGTCGCATCAAAAACAAGAACCTTGTATTTCCGTTGAGAAATTAATGCAAAGGGGAGTGATCCCAGGTTGAAAAAAATATATCTTCTAGGCATGGTGGCTTGACCAGGGGAGGCTTCCTGTGGTGGCACCTCGACTCGACGACGATGCTGTTCATAGGTCTGGGAGGATAGAGAAGCATTCGGTGAGAGAGAGCAATAGTGGGAGGAGATAAGAGGCTGATAATGGACCCAACATGTCATAAATGGCACTAAGAGACCGTTAACATGTGCTTTGTCTTTTTGCACAAGTAATTGCGGCAACACATGGTGATATGTGAAAAAACAAAAGCATTGTTGTGATTCTAAACAAATCCGCTATAATAAGTGAAGTTATGTGCAATTTTCTTCATGTATTAGGCACTTGTCAGGTAATACATATATATGAGCTGAACTTACAACCTTCGTTTTTATTGAATATTTGCGATGTGCTTACATTATTAGTTACACAAGTATGCAAGGTGAAACCTTTAGGATCACCTACACATTCTTAGTCGTGTGAAATTTTCATGATAGGCTGAACTTATCACCTTCATTTTGTTAGGTTTTGTTTATTAACATGATAAAAGAGGTTGTTTCCATCATTTTGATGTAGAGACCGGGTGTTTTGAACCTCCTTTTCGAAAAAGTTGTTTAGAAATAATATCATTCTTAATAACAGAAGTTTCTCACATTTGCAGGTTATTTTCAGTGCGCAGTTGCTTCTTTCATCCTCTATTTTCTACAGATAGGGCCACCACATGTTGGCTATGGCAGTGTGCTCATGTTTGGAGGAGGTGAACTTATAACCTTCATTTTTTGGAGGAGGTCGAGTGTGAAATATTTGCATCTATCTTTTTTTCAAGAACTCGCAGGAGATCTGCGAATCATTGTATTAAGTGAAAGAGAAAGAAGCACAGGTTTGGGGATAGAGTTAACCTATCACTCTCCCGGCATTCTACCTCTGATTCTACACCTCACCCACTCATGCCACTCGCTGCGAACTAGGGAACTCAGGTCGGACGAAAGACGGGCCTTGTCGTCGAACACACGAGCATTGCGCTCCGTCCAGAGAGCCCTCATGGTAAGGAGGCAGAGGGAGTTGAACGATCGCCGAGACTTGGTGGGGATTGCAGCAGAAGTGGACGGCCACCAGGTAGCCAGGGTAGCGCCGACATGCGGTAGATGGTATTCTAGACGAAGTGGCCGCAACAAGTTGAACCACACCACGCGCGCGAAGGGGCACTGCAGGAGGAGGTGATCAAGGTCCTCCGCAACGGCATGGCACAAGGGGTAGAGCCCAGGGTTCGGGAGACCACGGCGCTGTAAGCGATCGGACGTCCAGCAGCGCTTGTTGACAGCGAGCCAGCCGAAGAAGGACTCCCAAATTTCCTTCGCCACAGGCATAGATGTACGGCCGGCGAAACAAGCCAAATATGTTGGCCTAGTGTGATAAGCCCTGGATGCCGAGAACTTCCAAGAGAAGGAATCCGGCGTGTCATCCTGAACCTGCACGTCTTGCATTGGACGACCGCATCGACAGTCAGTTGGCCGACGACATCACGTATCCAGGCATTACCGTCCAGCCCCTCCTGGACAGTCCGACGGCGAGCTGGGCCTGGGCGAACAAGCTTGACGACTGCTGGTGCAATGGTGGCCAAGGAGAGGCCGTCAACCCAGGGGTCTTCCCAGAAGAGAATCTGCTGTCCTGTGCCCACCGCGATCTTAACCCCAGCTGGGAACAAGGCGTGGAGAACCTATGCCAGCTTCAGGTATTTAGGTGACACATATATGAGCTGAGCTTATCGTCTGCGTTTTTATTGAGAGTCTATCCAAAACCTTGAAGGAATATCATCATTGTGCTTACATTTCTTACACAAGTATGCAAGGAGAATCCTTTTAGGGTCACTCAAATAACCATAGTCATGTAATACTTTCATGAAAGGTGAACCCTATGTATGCAGTTAGGTACCAAAGATGCTCTTGAAACATGGCCGCCATCTGTAATATGTTAccccctccgttccataattcttggaGTGGTACTAGTTCAAACTTTAAATAAAACCATGACAAATGATtgttgaacggagggagtaaatttCTCTATCCTAACTAAATTGAAATCTGTGTTTATTTCAAAATCCATATGTCTTTACCCTAGGAAAATCCCCTACGGTGTAATTAATTTTTATATAATGATAACAGTTCACAAATCAAAATAAGCCAGCTATCACATGACTGACATATTTTAATACATCCCTTATTCTGGTTTGTTATTGCGTCAAGTCATCACACAAAACTTGGAAATTGAATGGGGATAATTTTGAATCAAAATGGGCAGTCGGCATCCTTGTTTTGCCTATGTCTCTGTGCGCAGTGATTCCTCAATTTTCTTGAGGTCGGTGGTTTTGACGCTGGATAACCCATGTTTGGCAATGCTGTGGATGCGGTTGAAGTCGCCGTAAGTGACGGCGTGGTAGCGCGGCGGGTTCTCCTCACCCAGGAACTCCTCGGCGGGGGTGATGAGGCAGTCTTTGGTCGGCGTGATGAAGGTCCCCACCGATGTGCGCGCCATCGTCGTGTTGGTCACCACACGGTGCTCTATGCTCTTGAGCATTCCGTTGGTAACGACCTGCAACGACAGACATACCAATCAATCAGCCTCGTGGGTGGAGCTCGTGAACAATATAGGGCAACCAGTTGGATCTAAACGGTAGATTAGTTACCTCGAGCGGGAGGCCAAAGTTGACGATGAAGGCGTTGGGCAAGGGCTGGACGTCGATCCATTGGCCGTTGTGGGAGAACTGGAGGCCGGGGACGGTGCTtgggaggaggaggctgaggaggtTGCGGTCGCAGTGGGGCGGCAGGCCAATCATGGTGCTCGGGTCCGGGCATGCAGGGTAGTGGTTGAGAGTGACGATCACGTCGGCGCCGCCGAGGTTGCCGTCGAAGTAGTCGGGCCGGAGCCCCATGCCGTCGCAGAGTAGCCGCAGCAGCTCCATGCCCATGTCTCTTGTGAGAACGGTGAACGTCTCGATGACCCCCCTGGAATTCAAGTAGCTACAGAGTCAACGCCAAACCATATGGTTCTCAGATATTTGCTCTCTCTCTGGTTCTTCAAAATCAACGAGTGGACATTAAGAGTGCCAAAATCGTATCctttcaacaacaacaaaagaaaaacagTGCCAAAATCGTAACTCCATTGACAAATTAAGATCGTTCAGCCGCGAGAGCCGTTCCATGCTGGCGCTAGGAGATAGCCTGTGAGAAGTTAGTGTTAATGGTGTTTGTCTTTTGGTACCCCAGTTATGTAATGCTCATGTGGCTATCTCCAGTTGGTGCCACCCAGTTTTCCTTTTTTAGTTTGTAAGACTAT encodes:
- the LOC124656367 gene encoding 2'-deoxymugineic-acid 2'-dioxygenase-like, whose amino-acid sequence is MGDLHESIPEGVVSLPVIDLSLDRDQVSRAILDAGTNIGFFQAIEQVINHGVTEQAMRDMEAACREFFALPAEDKAAFYSQDNKKTNRYFSGSTYQTGGNKYWMDCLRLGCSIPVGDSKNNWPDKPQNLRGVIETFTVLTRDMGMELLRLLCDGMGLRPDYFDGNLGGADVIVTLNHYPACPDPSTMIGLPPHCDRNLLSLLLPSTVPGLQFSHNGQWIDVQPLPNAFIVNFGLPLEVVTNGMLKSIEHRVVTNTTMARTSVGTFITPTKDCLITPAEEFLGEENPPRYHAVTYGDFNRIHSIAKHGLSSVKTTDLKKIEESLRTET